aacaaaattgaaGAAGTTTTCTATGGAAAATTCAAAgaacaatcaacatcatcatctgcatGGCTACCGGTTTTATCCAGTAAAGTGCCCGAACCAAGACCCGGAACATGTGTTAATGATACTCAAGTATTACCCGATTCTGTGCTTAATTTTATTCGTGGTCATCCATTGATGGATTCTGCCGTCGAACATGATAATGGAAAACCCATTTTCTACAAAAGAGATGTCATCTTTACACGAATCGTTGTCGATCGGTTAGAAGTGGATGGCATACAGTACACAGCCTATTTTGCTGCCACCAATAATGGTCTCGTTTATAAGATCATCGAATGGTATGATCAGTCTGGCCAGGTTCATTCGAATCTGGTCGATGTGATTGAAGCGACCGTTGGTGAACCAATACGAGCCATTGAAATATCTGCTCGACATAAATCGCTTTATATTGCATCGGATTCAGTGGTCCGGCAAATCGATTTGTTTATGTGCAAAGGTCGTTATGAAAGCTGTACCAGGTGCATTCAAGATCCTTATTGTGGCTGGGATcgtgatcaaaatgaatgtaaacCATATACCATTGGGTTAGTATCACTACTCATTTATTCTCGTTTCGATCCCTTTTCCATTTTActcattcatattcaattcaatgaatatgaatatatattggtTACGCCTATCCAATacattcgattgatttgagCTTGCATCCTGTCTATCTATCGTGCCAATTTATTATAATACATTCCGATGGCatagaaatgaattgatggtAAATAGCATAGCTttgaacgaacaaaaaaaaataacgataaCGATAACAAATGGCTGCAATTATTGTTATGATTgaatcgtttgtttttttctctttctcggTTATTGGTTCTATGGTTCGACACCATCTATCTATCCTTGTGGAAtaggaatattttttttctttctaaacAGAAATAGAAATTCTTCGGTTCACTTTCCTTTTTTGCATTGTAATCGATCCTGATTTGGCACATGAAACAAATTATCTATccccacaaaaaaaaatacgaccGATGGATTGAAGTGTCGAGATTAGTTTTCTTGTTCCCCCCATTTATTTCGATCTGTGAATAGTGTAGTTGGGCGCCATaccattatttattattatcatcatcatcatattattggTGAACATGATTGTTACTTTGATtcttattcttattattcttttttgtttgttctctcatttttattattattgccaatcaaccaaacaacgaatgaatgaatgaatgaatgaatgacgatTACACAGATTGATGCAAGACATAATGAATGTTACGGCTGGGATTTGTGATAGCACTATTGAgcataaaataatgaaagtCAATTGGGGACAAAGTATTCATCTGCCATGTCAGATACATAGTCCGGACGTTTCGACTGTCATACAAACACAAGGTCCATTGAAATGGTACTATTTTCGTAGTGATAAATCAAGCGGTTTTGAAGTGTATCCCAAACGTGATAAATATGTTCACACTTCGGATCATGGCCTCGTTATATTGGGCGTTACTGATCGTGAAACAGGCCGTTATGATTGTCGCCTTGGATCGAATACATTGTTCAGCTATACGATCAATGTGGATGCAAGTaagttgttgattattatgattatcaccAAACATTTCTAACATTTATCTTTTCTTCACCTCTATCAATCAAACAGAAACTTGTTCAGCGCCAAATGAATCGGAATTTCGTAAAATATATTCAGACTGGTGtcatgaatttgaaaaatataaaagtgcaatgaaaaattggcaAATTAAACAATCGGTTCGTATTTTActtcatttgaattgttcCATGTGactaattatcaattatcaattatcaatgtttATGAAATAGAAATGCCttgtaaaacaacaacaaaatcatttgaaaaaataatcaatgcTCAATTCTGGTCAAACTCTTCTTCCctttttgttcaatcatcaacgatgatcaattattgaaGCAGCATCTATGTATAATCTGCCTGTGATAATCTGATCACAAACaatttgtcatcaatttgttgtttgtgatccaatcttttttttcaccaatcaatcaatcaattcaatgtaCAATATAGCCTTGATTCCAACATCACATCCACTGTGTACAATCATAGAACACAACATGTCCACTCACACacatttagaaaaaaatgttgaatattttttttctcattcgaAAATTGTTTGTCACTTTTGTCAACTTTTGTTCGTCATCGATCATCATaactaaataaataaattgttattttgtttgtttatatcatcatcacttaaTTGATctttttaattattaattgctCTTGTGATAATTTGAGATCATAGAGATGGCAGAATTctgtgattgattgatcaattgatcaattgatttggattttgggacaattttttttttgtaaatataaatcaaataaatcaaattatcacaATTATAATTGTAAAAATTTCACGCGTACTTATTCTATGTATTTCTCTCTCACCTGTACTTGTAATTGATATATGATTGtatttgtcttgtttttttttgtatctgCTGTTCCATCCATCCACtcatttgatgaatgtaaaaatctaaaaattttttctctgtacaaaaatgataatgaagaaacgaataaagtttttttttacaaaatagACATTTAagatatgttgatgatcacgATCATCACCATGGTATTTGTGGTCGTCTGCATGagacaagaaaaacaaaaaaaaaacaagtttgAATTTTACCGATATTcttatctttttttcatacactGAATTTCGATTT
This is a stretch of genomic DNA from Dermatophagoides farinae isolate YC_2012a chromosome 6, ASM2471394v1, whole genome shotgun sequence. It encodes these proteins:
- the LOC124493440 gene encoding semaphorin-2A-like isoform X3, with the translated sequence MRPKPKNDTGYSLCVCLCFNLFFIFKLICHPEILNRIFFDNYKRNIYGTKLIQLTVQHFDSIKLNPQSISSCIAKGKSELYDCRNHIRVIQPIGTNHDRFYVCGTNAHNPKDWIINSNLTVSNEPLPGIGSGIAKCPFDPEDNSTAIWVENGNPGDLAGLYSGSVAEFTKADTVIFRTDLYNTTSMQRMYPFKRTIKYDSKWLDKPNFVGSFDIGDYVYFFFRESAVEYINCGKAIYSRVARVCKRDTGGKNILNKNWASFLKARLNCSIPGEFPFYFNEIQSVYKYPGDDRKFYAVFSTSTNGLMGSAICTFSLNKIEEVFYGKFKEQSTSSSAWLPVLSSKVPEPRPGTCVNDTQVLPDSVLNFIRGHPLMDSAVEHDNGKPIFYKRDVIFTRIVVDRLEVDGIQYTAYFAATNNGLVYKIIEWYDQSGQVHSNLVDVIEATVGEPIRAIEISARHKSLYIASDSVVRQIDLFMCKGRYESCTRCIQDPYCGWDRDQNECKPYTIGLMQDIMNVTAGICDSTIEHKIMKVNWGQSIHLPCQIHSPDVSTVIQTQGPLKWYYFRSDKSSGFEVYPKRDKYVHTSDHGLVILGVTDRETGRYDCRLGSNTLFSYTINVDAKTCSAPNESEFRKIYSDWCHEFEKYKSAMKNWQIKQSKCLVKQQQNHLKK